The DNA segment CAGGAAATAGTCAGCCAGGTAGTGCGATAAGCACTGTCGCTTGTTTGTATTGAACGCTGTTGCAATAAATTATTTTCTTCATTTTCTATAGCTTTAATAACCAGCCGAATTTTATCCATCAGCTGCTGTCCTTCATCCGTTTGAACTATTTTTAAAGCAGCTTCTAACTTCTCATCATTCCTTAATTTAATTGTCTGTTCCAGCAGAGTTAATTTTCTACTAATTAAAGGCTTAAGGGTAGTTATTCGTTCTTGTTGGCTGGGGTTATCTACAGTCAATTGGCTTAAAAGTTTTACTTTTTGACCAATCTCATCAGTTGCCCTATGATAAGGCTCTAGATATGCGGGTTTACCCGTGAGGAGATAACCTCGTTGTCCAGTTTCGGCATCACTTACGTGGGCTATTAATTCTTGAGTTTTTTCGAGTACTTCACGGGTGTGTATTACTGACTGAGCGTTTTTTCTGTACTCCAGTAGGCTGAGATAAGAGGCAACACCAATAATAAACATGATTATTACTGCTACTACAAAAATATTGGTATTTTTTTTGTAAATAGACCAGTTCATTTTTCGTGCCTATTTTAAAAAGTAATTATTTAATAAAATCAAATAAAAATATATGATAAGATGTCGCAGTTAATTCAATATTTTCTTTTCAAGAATTTTTATTTGAATCTTAGTAGTATTTAATGATGACAGTAAAATCAAACAAAACCTACTAGCTCACGTAGGCTTGTAAACAGACATAAGTTATTAATTTATATCTAAGTGAAGTATTATATATTACAGATGAATTAAATAGACACCCCTTTAGGGATGTTGTTTGCTTGATATTAAAATGTTAGAGTAAAATGTTTACGGCAAAAACTGGTGTTACCATCGCTAGAGTTAAAGGGTTAGTTTTTTCGTCCGGTTTACATACGAAAAGTATTTTTTCATCGAAATTCTCATTGTTTTGCTAACTCGAAGACTAAAATCAAACTTCCTGTCTAATTGGTAGACAAAAAACTGGAACCACAGTAACCATTTATTGATACAGTTATGTTTTGTCGATCGCTGGAATGTGTATGTATGTCCCAGGTATCGCTTCCCCAATCGCTTCAGAAAGACCTACCCCTTACCGCTCTTGCACCCATGCAGGATGTGACAAACCTCTGGTTTATGAAGGTCATTGCCCACTATGGCAGCCCTGACTACTTCTTTACGGAGTATTTTCGCGTGAATGATACCTCACGCCTCAATCGCGGTATTCTTTCAGCCATTACCGAAAACGATACGGGTCGCCCTGTTTTTGCCCAAATGATTGGGGAAAGCATTCCTGACTTAGTGAGAACCGCTAAGGAACTCTGCGGCTATAATATCGCTGGAGTCGATTTGAATATGGGCTGTCCAGCACCGAGAATCTATCGTAAAAATGTCGGGGGTGGATTGCTGCTCTCACCAGCTAAAGTGGAGCAGATTTTGGAAGAACTACGCCAAGCAGTGAACGATCGCCCTTTGACGGTCAAGATGCGCGTAGGCTTTGAAAACACAGACACCTTTTACGAAATTCTCGATATCGTCAATCGCCACAACATTGATTTGCTGAGTTTGCATGGTCGCACAGTGAAAGATATGTACCACGGGGCAGTGAAATATGATTTGATTGCGGAAGCGGTGAGACGGGTTGATTGTCCAGTACTTGCTAATGGCAATATTCACTCCGCGACAACTGCCCTAGAAGTGCTTGAGCGAACAGGTGCGGCGGGGGTGATGGTGGGACGCTGGGCAATTGGAAATCCTTGGTTATTTAATCAAATTCGCCAGGCTTTACAAGGAGAGACGATCACGCCTGTTCCTTTAGTTGAGGTACGCAACTATATTGATCGTTTATGGCAAACCCCTACAGCCGCAACTATGCCAGAGCGATCGCGCGTAGGCTACCTGAAAATGTTCCTCAATTATATTGCCCTGAGTGTTGATGCTGAAGGTCAGTTCCTGCGACTGATGCGACGTACGCAGACTGAGTTAGAAATGTTTAACCTCTGCGATCGCTTTCTGCTTAGTGATCTGACGCAAACTTTAGCACTAGCACCTTACTCAGGTGTATAATTACGCCCCGCCGTGAAGGTAATTCTCCCCACTCAGCAAGGGTTAATTGATGTCTAAACAACAAAGGAAATACAGCATTCTGAGATAAATATATAGCTAGGGACTGGGTATTGGGGACTGGGGACTGGGGACTGGGTGAAAAGTCTTTTTGTGTCTAGGTTGTATGATCTATTGATGTCCTAACACTACTGGCGACAGCTATACAACAGAAAATACCCGTGCAGGCTAGGGAAATCCTGCGAGGGAGTGATTTCCAGTATCCGTTACAGAATGCAGAGATGTTGGTGCGATCGCTGATTGCCAATCAAGAAATTGTGGAGGTAACGGGGGTCGAGATTAATTCTATAGATAAAGGGTTAGAGATTATCTTAGAGACCACAAAAGGAGAACAGTTGCAGATTATACCCAAACAAGATGATAACGCATATCTTGTCGACATTGCGGCGTTGCATAAATGCGGGATGAATTGAGACTTTTGTACAAAGCAGAATATCGACTCTACCCTTCTCCTTCTCCTGTCGGAGACGCTGCGCGTAGCTTGCTTCCCGTAGGGTACGGAGACGCTAACGCGAACGGGAACGCTTTCAGCGAATGCGTCTTTGCGCCTACCGCAAGCGGAACGCCTAGCGGCGAATGCGTGTTAGCGTTAGCGGGGCGTAGCCCGACAAAAATCATCCCAATAATCAGCAACGCCGGAAAATGGTAAATTTTACCTAACATCTGAGATGGAAGCTTTCAGAAGCCCTAGAAACATCAAACAAGCGAATGCTGATCAAGCTTACCCTTCACTAATCAACTGTAACAAAGCTTCTGTTGATATCTTGCCACTCATATCAGCACCTTCTAAAAGGCTATCTGCCAAATCTCGCTTGTGGTGATGCAATTCTACAATTTTTTCTTCAATAGTATCCTTTGCTACTAAGCGATAAATTGTCACCGGGCGTTGTTGCCCAATGCGATGGGCGCGGTCTGAGGCTTGGTCTTCCACGGCGGGATTCCACCAGGGGTCTGTATGGATGACATAATCGGCGGCAGTTAAATTGAGTCCTGTACCTCCAGCTTTGAGGCTAATGAGAAAGACATCGCCGTTCCCTGCTTGGAACGCATCCACCCGTTTTTTGCGCTCGGACACGGAAGTGCTGCCATCTAAGTATTGATAATTAATACCTTGCTTATCCAAGTAATTTCGGATAATGTGCAGATGGTCAACAAATTGACTAAACACTAATGCCTTATGACGATTTTCCAGCAGTTCACCTAGTACCTCACCAAAAAGTTGCAACTTGGAACTGGATAATTCAGTGTCAGGCATAACGAGGCTGGGATTACAGCAAGCACGACGCAGTTTCATAATCTCAGCTAAAACTTGCAAGTGTTTATTTCCGGCTTCTGCATTACTGTCGCTGAGTTTAGATATCGCTTGACGACGCAATGCTTCATAGAATGCCTTTTCCTCCCGACTCAACTCCACATGAAGTAAAATTTCGGTGCGGGAAGGTAACTCTTCTAGCACCTGATTTTTTGTTCGTCGTAACAGAAATGGTTGAATCAGTTTTTTGAGTTTATTACGTGCTTGTTTATCCTGATATTTTTCAATGGGGATAGCAAAGCGTTGATTGAAGCTTTCAAAAGAACCCAATAACCCAGGATTAATAAAGCGGAACAAATTCCACAACTCACCTAGATGATTTTCAATGGGAGTCCCAGTAGTCAGCAACTTAAAATTAGCTTTTAGGTTCATGGCAGCCTGGGAACGTTTAGTGGTCATATTTTTGATTGCCTGGGCTTCATCTAAAACAATGGTTTGCCACTGTACCCCAGAGAGCATTTGCGCTACTTCTTCTTGCTGCAATAAACCATAACTACATACCAACATATCCAAGGGTTGTAAACCATCCAGTAATTTTTGGCGGTTAGCACCAGTAAATTGAATAATATTCAAGGTTGGGGCAAACTTCTGGGCTTCACTTACCCAATTCATGCACACAGACGTGGGGGCAATAATGAGGCTTGGCCCCTCATGGGCGTTTCTCAGGATAACAGCCAAGGCTTGCACCGTCTTACCGAGTCCCATTTGGTCTGCCAAACAAGCGCCTACACCCCAATGAGCTAGCCGCGCCAGCCAACAGAAGCCATCCATTTGATAGTCACGTAGTTCCGCCCCAAATGTAGATGGTAATTCGGGTTGGAGGTTTTTCATCTCCTGGAGACGCTGGATATGTGTTTTCCAGTGTTTATCTGTTTTTACCTTACCCACCTCATCGACAAAATCCTCTAACCCTAATGTTGCCAGTGGGTGAAACCGGATACCTTTACTGTGTTTTTCTGAAAACAACCGCAATTCATCCAAGCGTTTGCGAAAAGCTTGAGTTAAAGCCAGAAATTGACCATCACCAAGGGGAATAAAACGGCTGGGGGTTTTCTCCAATAGTGCTAGGAGTTGCTGCATATCCAGCACGAGGTCTTGATTCAATTTCAACTCACCAGTAGCCGCAAACCAGTCTTGTTGACGTTGAATTGATAAATTAAAGTCTTTCAGGTCTGCTTGGTGGCTAACACGCAGTTTTTCGCCTTCTGGCCATGCCATGACTACGCTGCTTCCCAATGCTTGCAATTCTAGCAGCAATTCTAAACATTCCTCTGGGTCTTCTATCAGCCATTCCCCATCTCGTTCTTCCGTGCGAGTCAAGCTAGGACAGGCGGCTACAGCGTTTTTGGCTAGTTGCTTCTCTTCCGGCAGATTGCGTCTGGTTTGCAGACGCTTACCGTCAATTTCGGCAATGACAGTCTCACCACCAGCACCAGGACGGTAGTAGGGGCCTCCTTGGGCAAAGGGGCGGGATAAAAGGGTGACTTTCAAGCCCGTATTGGCAGGTAAGAGGTGAATATGGGGGAGCGTTTGGGCGGGTACTTCTTCTGCACCTTCTGAGCCGCCACCGATGTCAGAATGCACGGTGACGATGCCTGAGACAGCATTAATGGCTGCCAAAACTTGTTTTTCGGCGATCGCCGGCACATTTAATTTATTATCTTTACCAAGGATCTCTGTAATCCGTCGATGTTCACTAGTAATTTCAATGACTTTAATACGGGTTGGAGTTTCTTTAATATTCAGAATATTCTGTGATGGTGGTAACTTGGGAGAAAATTCCAAGGTGAGACGACCAAGTTTTTCTTTTTTGACTAGTAGTTCCGGTTCTCCTTTGACTATTTCTACACGCACATTGGGGGTATCTTCCCAAAAAACTAACGGGTGTCCAATTAAGGCACAGATGGCTTTTTCGTTGAACATATACTCAACTTTGCCATAATAGGAACCATCGCCGTATGTCTCAATACAACTACATACCCGCATATCTTGGGGTGTGATGT comes from the Nostoc sp. PCC 7120 = FACHB-418 genome and includes:
- a CDS encoding tRNA-dihydrouridine synthase family protein translates to MSQVSLPQSLQKDLPLTALAPMQDVTNLWFMKVIAHYGSPDYFFTEYFRVNDTSRLNRGILSAITENDTGRPVFAQMIGESIPDLVRTAKELCGYNIAGVDLNMGCPAPRIYRKNVGGGLLLSPAKVEQILEELRQAVNDRPLTVKMRVGFENTDTFYEILDIVNRHNIDLLSLHGRTVKDMYHGAVKYDLIAEAVRRVDCPVLANGNIHSATTALEVLERTGAAGVMVGRWAIGNPWLFNQIRQALQGETITPVPLVEVRNYIDRLWQTPTAATMPERSRVGYLKMFLNYIALSVDAEGQFLRLMRRTQTELEMFNLCDRFLLSDLTQTLALAPYSGV